In Mesorhizobium sp. 113-3-3, a genomic segment contains:
- a CDS encoding bifunctional allantoicase/(S)-ureidoglycine aminohydrolase → MDTIRMPERTYYAPHGGHPGQSELLTGRAVFTEAYAVIPKGVMRDIVTSALPFWDKTRVWILSRPLSGFAETFSQYIVEVEPGGGSDRPEPDAGAEGALFVVEGELTVLLGGKKHSLRPGGFAFLPPASGWTVRNEAKAAVRFHWIRKAYEVVDGLDVPEAFFTNEQDIAPTPMPGTEGRWATTRFVDPADLRHDMHMTIVTLEPGAVIPFAETHVMEHGLYVLEGKAVYRLNQDWVEVEAGDYMWLRAFCPQACYAGGPGKFRYLLYKDVNRHAKLGGAGIGGRAR, encoded by the coding sequence ATGGATACGATCAGGATGCCAGAGCGCACCTACTACGCACCGCATGGCGGCCATCCCGGCCAGAGCGAGCTTCTGACCGGCCGCGCCGTCTTTACCGAGGCCTACGCCGTCATCCCCAAAGGCGTGATGCGCGACATCGTCACCAGCGCCTTGCCGTTCTGGGACAAGACCCGCGTCTGGATCCTGTCGCGGCCGCTGTCCGGTTTTGCCGAGACGTTTTCGCAATACATTGTCGAGGTCGAGCCCGGCGGCGGCAGCGACCGCCCGGAACCCGATGCCGGCGCCGAAGGCGCCCTGTTCGTGGTCGAGGGCGAACTGACCGTTCTGCTCGGCGGCAAGAAGCATAGCTTAAGGCCCGGCGGCTTTGCCTTCCTGCCGCCGGCGAGCGGCTGGACCGTTCGCAACGAGGCCAAGGCTGCTGTTCGTTTCCACTGGATTCGCAAGGCTTACGAAGTGGTCGACGGTCTCGACGTGCCGGAAGCCTTCTTCACCAACGAGCAGGATATCGCGCCGACGCCGATGCCGGGCACCGAGGGCCGCTGGGCGACGACACGCTTTGTCGACCCGGCCGATCTGCGCCACGACATGCACATGACCATCGTCACGCTCGAGCCGGGCGCCGTCATTCCGTTCGCCGAGACGCATGTCATGGAGCACGGGCTCTATGTGCTGGAAGGCAAGGCGGTCTATCGCCTGAACCAGGACTGGGTCGAGGTCGAGGCCGGCGACTATATGTGGCTGCGCGCCTTCTGCCCGCAGGCCTGCTATGCCGGCGGCCCGGGCAAATTCCGCTATCTGCTCTACAAGGACGTCAACCGGCACGCCAAGCTCGGCGGGGCGGGCATTGGCGGTCGCGCGCGGTGA
- a CDS encoding ureidoglycolate lyase — translation MTRITAQPLTREAFAPFGDVIDMGGDNHYPINGGKAERYHDLATAEATGPNARVLISMVSGTPYELPLKLTMVERHPFGSQAFIPLSPRPFLVVVCHDGKEGPGEPHAFITAPGQGINYSRNLWHGVLTPLGEPQDFLIVDRGGDGSNLEEFHFSHAYEIHLP, via the coding sequence GTGACCCGGATCACAGCACAGCCGCTGACCCGCGAGGCTTTCGCCCCCTTCGGCGATGTCATCGACATGGGGGGCGACAACCACTACCCGATCAATGGCGGCAAGGCCGAGCGTTACCATGATCTGGCGACCGCCGAGGCGACGGGACCGAACGCGCGCGTGCTGATCTCGATGGTGAGCGGCACGCCTTACGAACTGCCGCTGAAACTGACCATGGTCGAGCGGCATCCGTTCGGCAGCCAGGCCTTCATCCCGCTGTCGCCGCGTCCGTTCCTGGTCGTCGTCTGCCATGACGGTAAGGAGGGGCCGGGCGAGCCGCACGCCTTCATCACCGCGCCCGGACAAGGCATCAATTATTCGCGCAATCTCTGGCATGGCGTGCTGACGCCGCTTGGCGAGCCCCAGGACTTCCTGATCGTCGACCGTGGCGGCGACGGCTCCAACC